The Novosphingobium humi DNA window GCCGACAATGGCCAGAATTATACCGGCATAGGCACGATCATGCGCCAGCAGGGCCTGCTGGGCAATGGGCCGGGGCAATATCCCGGCTCGATGCAGGGCATCATGCAATATATCCGCGAACATCCGCAGGATGGCATGTCGCTGATGCGCCAGAACAAGAGCTGGGTGTTCTTTCGTGAATTGAACGGCGATGGACCGATCGGCGCAATGGGCGTGCCGGTGCGTCCGCATGCCAGCCTGGCGGCCGATCCGCTGTTCACGCCGCTGGGCGCGCCGGTGCTGATTGCGGCCGATCCGGCGCTGGCCAATGCGAACAAGGTTAACGGCCTGTGGGTGGCGCAGGATACCGGCGGGGCGATCAAGGGGCCGAACCGCTTTGACAGTTTCTGGGGCGCGGGCGAGGAGGCAAGGCGCATCGCGGGCGGCATGCTGGCGCGCGGGCGGGCCTATATCCTGCTGCCCAAGGGGACGCTGGCGCGGCTTGGGGTGCGATGAGGGCGCCGTTCTCCCTGCGTGGCGGGCGCAGGCTGACGCCGGAAGAAGAGGATCTGTGGCGCCGGGTGGCCGATACGATCGAGCCGCTGGAGCCGCGCCGCAAGGTCGAGCCGACGATACCGCCGCCACCCGTGGCCGAGGCTCCCTTGCCGCCGCCCAAGCGCATCAAGGGCCGCGTCCCGCCGCCTTTGCCACCGCCCGCGCCGCCACCGGCACCCGCCCGCCCTCTGGACCGGCACGGTCTGGACGGCGGATGGGACAAAAGGCTGGGCAAGGGGCAGGTCGCGCCCGATTTCACGCTCGACCTGCATGGCGCCAACCTTGAGGGGGCCTATCAGCGGCTCGAACACGGGCTGGCGCTGGCGCTGGCGCAGGGCGCGCGGGTGGTGTTGCTGATCACGGGGCGGGCGCGTCCGGCGCCGGGGCCAATGGATCGCGGATCGCATCGCGGGGTGATCCGAGCCAAGTTTCTCGACTGGCTGGTGCATGGCGCGCATGCTTCGCGCATTGCCGCCGTGCGTGCCGCGCATCCCCGGCATGGGGGCGCGGGGGCGGTGTATATTATTTTGAAGCGGGGGAAGTAGGGATTTGCCTCCGGCGGGTTAAGGGCCTCGGCCCTTAACAATCCCGATAATGGGGTGGCGCTTGGTCAGCGGCATGGTGTTTTAGGGAATAAAGCCTGCGGCGCGGCGCGGGAGCGCTCAACAGCGCCGCAGGCTTTTAATTTCAAACATCGCGTCCTGCACCCAAGGCCGAACCGATGGCGCAACGCATACAATACCGGGATTGTTAAGGGCCCCCGCCCTTAACCCGCCGGAGGCCTAAAACCTTAGGCCACCCCTTCCAACACCGGCGCCGGCGTGCGGATCAGATAGTCAAACGCCGACAGCCCCGCCGTCGCCCCCGCGCCCATGGCGATGACGATCTGCTTATAGGGCACGGTGGTGCAATCGCCCGCCGCGAAGACGCCTGGCACGCTTGTCGCGCCCTTGGCATCGATCTCGATTTCACCGCGCGGGCTTAGGGCGAGGGCCCCCTTGAGCCATTCGGTGTTGGGCACGAGGCCGATCTGGACAAAGATGCCTTCGAGCTCAACCGTGTGGAGCGCATCGGTATTACGGTCTTTATAGGTCAGGCCCGTCACCTTGGCGCCATCGCCCAGCACTTCGGTGGTCAGCGCGCTGGTGATTACGTCCACGTTGGGCAGCGAACGCAGCTTGTCCTGAAGCACGGCATCGGCGCGCATTGCGCTGTCGAATTCGATCAGCGTGACATGGGCGACGATGCCAGCGAGGTCGATGGCCGCCTCGACGCCCGAATTGCCGCCGCCGATCACCGCCACGCGCTTGCCCTTGAACAGCGGGCCGTCGCAGTGCGGGCAATAGGCCACGCCCTTGTTGGCATAGTCCTTTTCGCCCGGCACATTCATGTTGCGCCAGCGCGCGCCGGTGGACAGCACGATGGACCGCGCCTTGAGCACACCGCCATTGGCCAGCTCGATCTGGTGATAGCCGCCTTCGCGCGTCGCGGGGATCAGCTTTTGCGCGGTGGCAAGGTTCATGATGTCGACATCATAGTCCTTCACATGGCTTTCCAGCGCGGCGGCCAGTTTCGGGCCTTCGGTGTGCGAAACCGAGATGAAATTCTCGATGCCCAGCGTGTCGAGCACTTGCCCGCCGAAACGCTGAGCCGCAACGCCCGTGCGGATGCCCTTGCGGGCGGTATAGATGGCCGAGGCAGCGCCTGCGGGGCCGCCGCCGACAACCAGCACTTCGAACGGCTCTTTGGCGTTGACCGCTTCGGCGGCCTTGGCCTCGGCGCCTTCGTCCAGATCGGCGACGATTTCTTCCAGCGTCTTCTTGCCCGACAGCCACATCGCACCATCCTTGAACACGGCGGGCACAGCCATCACGCCGCGCTCATCGACTTCGGCCTGATAGGTGCCGCCCTCGATCAGGGTGGCGGAGAAGCGCGGGTTCTTGAGCGCGATCAACGTCAGCGCCTGAACCACATCGGGGCAATTGTGGCAGGTCAGCGAGAAATACATCTCGAAATTATGGGTGCTGGTCAGGCTTGTTACCTGATCCAGCACCTCTTGCGACACCTTGGGCGGGTGGCCGCCGGCCCAGAGCAATGCCAGGACCAGCGAAGTAAATTCATGCCCCATCGGCAGGCCGGCAAAGCGCACGCGATTATGCGCATTCGCAACGGGGCTGATGGTGAAAGAAGGGACGCGCGCATTGGTTCCATCGAAGCGCGCCGAAACCTTGTCGGACAGCGCGGCGATGGCCTCGATCAATTCGCGGGTCTGAGCCGATTTCGCATCGTCGCCAAGGCTGGCGACAAGCTCAATCGGTTCACGCAGCATGGCGAGATATTGTTTGAGTTGGGCGGACAGGTTGGCGTCGAGCATCGGATTTGATCCTTCGGAATTTAGAAATACGAGGGGCGCGGCCCCTCGCGCTCCCTTTACGTCTCCCGACGAAAGGGCAGCTTATCAGGCAACGCTATGTATAAAAGGCTCTGCGGTGCAGCAGCCATAAAAGCCTCCGGCGGTGCGATCCAAGCGCTCGGGGGCCGCTAATCGCATATCTCTCGCCGGGAGACGTATTGGGGGTGAAGGGGGTGTAACACCCCCTTCGATAACCTACTTCAAAATCAGATCTTGCCGACCAGATCGATCGAGGGAGCCAGCGTTTCGGCGCCTTCTTCCCACTTGGCGGGGCAAACCTGACCGGGGTGTTCCTGCCAGTACTTGGCGGCCTTGATCTTGCGCACCAGTTCGGCAGCGTTGCGGCCCACGCCTTCGGGGGTCACTTCGACGAGCTGCACCACGCCTTCGGGATCGGTCACGAAGGTGCCGCGATCGGCCAGGCCCACGCCTTCGCGCAGGTTGTTGAACTGCTTGGTCAGGTCATGGTTCTGGTCGCCGACCAGGAAATATTCGATCTTGCCGATGGCGGGCGAGGTGTCGGCCCATGCCTTGTGGCTGAAGTGGGTGTCGGTCGACACGCCATAAACTTCAACGCCCATGGCCTTGAGGTTGGCATATTCGTTCTGGAGGTCTTCCAGTTCGGTCGGGCACACAAAGGTGAAGTCGGCCGGATAGAAGAAGAATACCGACCACTTGCCCTTGATGTCGGCGTCGGTCACGTCGACGAAAGCGCCGGCCTTGTAGGCGGTGGCGGTGAAGGGCTGGATCGAATAACCGATAAGCGACATGGGATAAGCTCCGTCGTTTGCTTTGGTGTTGAAACCGGTGTGTGGAAACTGTTGAAGCCGAGATAGGCACTGATGGCGCAAATGCGAAGTGCGGATTCCCGATTAATCACATTGGGAATAGCGATAAGTCGGAGGCGATAGGCACAGTTTGATCGATTTATCCGATCATCAATCCTGTTTGTGCAGGTTCAGGTCCCAAGGTTTGCCGCCGCCCGATGCGCATTGCCCGGTCACCATGCGCCCATCGCCCGACAATGTGCCCAAACAATCGCCGCTCTGGCCGTCGGCATCGACGACATAATGCCATGCGACATGCCTTCCCTCGATCCGGCCCTTGCCCGATCCGGTCCTGGCGCCATTCTCTATCGTGTCATAGGTCAGGGTCTGGCCCGTCTGGGCAAAGCGAAAGCTGAAACCGTCCCCGCTGCTCCACAGGCCGGTCATCGAGGCGGCGGCACCAGGGGATGGAGCCGGGGAGGATGGCAGCAGCGGCTGAGCCGTGGGGGCATTTTCCGGGGCGGGAGTATGATCCGGTTCGGGCGCATTGGCGGATGACTGCCCGGCCATCATCGTTGCCGTGCCAAACCCGACCGCCGAAAGCAGCAGCCCGCCAAATACCACCAGTTTGATCGAATCGCCCGACCGCCGAAAAAAGCTGAGCGCGATCATGGCGATCACCAGCACCAGCAACGAGAGCACGCCCAGCGGGCTGACCGCCGCGGCCGCGATCACTTTGGGAAAATCGAGATTGCCCATGGCGCATACCCCCGGCCCAAGACCGGGGGCAAGCTAACCCAGACCGCAGCCCGGCTCAAGCGCGGGGGCGGGAAACCTGTCCACGGTCGATCAGTTTCTGATCGGCCAGAACCAGCGCCATCATCGCCTCGACCACGGGCACGCCGCGAATGCCGACGCAAGGGTCATGGCGGCCCTTGGTGCGGATTTCCGCCGCCTCGCCCTCGCGGTCAATGGTCGGCACCGGGATCAGGATCGAACTGGTCGGCTTGAAGGCCACGCGCACCACCACCGGCTGGCCGGTGGAAATGCCGCCCGCGATGCCGCCGGCATGGTTGGCTTCAAACACCGGCCGCCCATCGGGGCCGGGGCGCATCGGGTCGGCGTTCTGCTCGCCGCGCAGGGTGGCGGCGGCAAAGCCATCGCCGATTTCCACGCCCTTGACCGCGTTGATGCTCATCATCGCGGCGGCCAGTTCGGAATCGAGCTTGGCATAGAGCGGCGCGCCCCAACCGGCAGGAACGCCATAGGCCACGCATTCGACCACCGCGCCGATCGACGAGCCATCGAGCCGCGCCTGATCGACGATCGCTTCCCAGCGCTTGGCCGCCTGCGCATCGGGGCAGAAGAAGGGGTTGGCGCGGATCTGCGCCTCGTCGAAATTGGCCATGTCGATGCGGTCATCGCCGATCTGGCTGACATAGCCTACGATCCGCACTTCGGGGATCACCAGACGCGCCACGCCGCCCGCCGCCACGCGCGCGGCCGTTTCGCGCGCCGATGATCGCCCGCCGCCGCGATAGTCGCGGAAACCATATTTGGCATCATAGGCATAATCGGCATGACCGGGGCGATAGGATTTGGCGACCTCGGAATAATCCTTCGACCGCTGATCGGTGTTCTCGATCATCAGGCTGATCGGGGTGCCGGTGGTCTTGCCCTCGAACACGCCCGAGAGGATCTTCACCAGATCGGCCTCGTTGCGCTGGGTGGTGAACTTGCTCTGCCCCGGACGGCGCGCGTCGAGGAAGGGCTGGATCATCTCCTCGCTGATCTCCAGCCCCGGAGGGCAGCCGTCAACAACCGCGCCCAGCGCGGGCCCGTGGCTTTCGCCCCAGGTGGTGAATCGAAAAAGGCGGCCAAAAGTGTTCCAGCTCATGGCCGCGCTCTTTGGCGATTGTGGGGGCAAAAGTCCACTGTTAGGGTTTGTGGCATGTATATGAACGTGTTCCGCAGCCGCAAACGGGCTGATTACGATGCCGCCGCCTATGCCGCCGATGCCGCGCGCATGGGCCAACTGGCGCAGGCGCAGCCCGGCTTTCTCGATTACAAAAGCTTTGCCGCCCCCGATGGCGAGACAGTGACGATCTCGGTCTGGGAAAGCGTCGAGGCCGCCCGCGCCTGGGCCCGCCACCCGGAACACCGCGCGGTGCAGGCGCGGGGGCGCGAGGCATATTATGCCGAATACACGGTCTATTCCTGCGACGGGGCGGTCGAGCGGCGGTTTCCGTGAAGGGGAATTGGCTTGTTCTGCTTTGTGCTGCCCTTTCCGCGATAATGGCTACCCGTGCATTTCGCCAGAATTTACGGAACCAGCGCGATGGCGTGATCCATTCGAGACATCGGTGGAAGGCCAAAAGGGGTATCTCGCGCCTATACGGCTTGGGGCTGGCCATGGGGTGGTTCGATGTGATTTTCTTCTCGGCGGTGACAATCCTGCTGATGGCTTACTTTCTTGATTGACCTTTGGGGAGTTTCCGTCCCATGCGCCCCCATCACTTTTGATATTGGATTTCCCCAAAATGACCATCACCCTCTACGGTATCCCCAATTGCGATACCGTCAAAAAAGCGCGCAACTGGCTGGAGGGCAATGGGATCAGCTATGCTTTCCATGACTACAAGAAGGCAGGCGCGGACAAGGAAAAGCTGACTAACTGGATCATCGAGGCCGGGCTGGACAAGATCCTGAACCGCGCGGGCACGACGTTCAAAAAGCTGCCCGAGGAAATCCGCGCGATGGTCGATGAAAATCTGGCCGTCTCGCTGATGGTTGAGAACCCTTCGATGATCAAGCGGCCCATCGTGGAATACAAGGGCGGCCTGCTGGTGGGCTTCAAGGCCAGCGAGTGGGAAACCGCCCTGCGGTAAACACCCCGGAGCAGCGCAATGGACGAGAGCTGGTATTCAACCCTTGAATGGGTGGCCGCCGCGCTGGGGCTGGTCAATATCGCGCTGCTCGTCCGGCGCTCGATCTGGAACTATGCCTTCGGCATGGCGATGGTGGCGATCTACGTCTTTGTTTTCCTTGAAAAGCGCCTCTACGCCGAAAGCGGGCTTCAGGTGTTTTTCTTCTGTGCGCAGGGCTGGGGCTGGTGGCTCTGGGCCAAAAGCAGGCGGGCGCCCAGCAAGGGGGAGAGGGACGAGGTGCCGGTCGGCTGGCTCAGCCCGTTCAGCCGCATCGTCTGGGCGCTGGTCACGGCCGCGCTCAGCCTCAACCTCGGCTGGGCGCTGGCGCGCTTTACCAATGCGGCCATGCCCTTTGCCGATTCGGCGGTAACCGGCGCCAGCGTTGCCGCACAGATCCTGCTGGGCCTGCGCCGCACGGAAAACTGGGTGCTGTGGATCGCGATCGATGTGGCCTCGGTGGCACTCTACATCAATCGCGGGCTCTATCCCACGGCGGCGCTCTATGTCGGCTTTCTCGTACTCTCGGTGCTGGGCCTGCGCGAATGGATGAAGGCAGGGCGGGCATGATCCGCGTCTGTTTCCATGGCGCGGAAAGCACGGGCAAGTCGGTGCTGGCGCAGAGGCTGCGCACCCGGTTCGGCTGGCCATGGGTGGCCGAATATGGCCGCGAATATGCCGAAACGCATGGCACGGATTTTACCATGGACGACCTGCTGGCCATGGCGCGGGGCCAGAACGAGGCGATGCTGCGCGCCAGCGAGGTGCAGCCCCCCGTCCTGATCCTCGACACCGATCCGCTGATGACGGCGGCATGGGCGCAGATGCTCTTCGGCCACGCTCCTGATGAACTCTTCGCCTATCCCAAGGCTGATTTCTACCTCCTCTTCTCGCCCGATGTGCCATGGGTCGAGGATGGCACGCGCTTTTTCGGCACCGACGAGGCGCGGGCGCGTTTCGCCGCCGTTTCGGAGGAGATGCTGGTGCGGGCGGGGGTGCCTTATTCGCGCATCGATGGCGGTTGGGATGAGCGGGAGCGGCAGGTAGTTGAGGCGGTTAAGGCGGTTAAGGTTAGGGTGCCTCCGGCGGGTTAAGGGCGGGGGCCCTTAACAATCCCATTTTTGGGGTTGCGCTTCATTGGCAAGGCAGCGCCATTCCGCGAAGCGGTTTAATAGCCTGCGGCGCGGCACCGTTGCGCCTTGGGCGATGCCATGCACGACATTGACAGTAACGGGATTGTTAAGGGCCCCCGCCCTTAACCCGCCGGAGGCAAAAACCCTCAAACCCGCTTCTTCGCCGTCAAAATATAATTCAACGCCATATCATTCGACAGATGCAGACCCTTTAATGGATTCCACGCAATCCCCATCGGCTGGCCCACCTGCATCCCCAGATCTTCCAGCATCAGCGCCAGTTCGGGCGGCGTGATGAAGTCCTCCCAATGGTGGGTCCCGCGCGGGACCATGCCGAGACGCTCGGCCGCCTCGATCATCAGCCATTTGGACTGCGGCGTGCGGTTGGGGGTGGACAGGATCATCAGCCCATCATCCGCCATCGCCCCGATCAGTGCGCGCAGGAAAGCGGGTTTGTCGGCGACGTGCTCGATCACCTCCATGCTGGTGATCAGATCATAGCCCGACAGGCCCAGCGCCCCGACATCGCCGCAGACGTATTCGATGGCCAAGCCACCGCCCGCCGCGTGTTCGCGCGCCGCCGCGATATTTTCCGCCGCCGCGTCCACGCCCGTCACGCTCGCGCCCAGACGCGCCAGAGGCTCGCACAAAAGCCCCGCGCCGCAGCCCACATCCAGCGCCCGCCGCCCCGCCAAAGGGCGCACAGAGCGCGAATCGGCCTCGAAATGCGCGTCCACCGCATCGCG harbors:
- the aroC gene encoding chorismate synthase, producing the protein MSWNTFGRLFRFTTWGESHGPALGAVVDGCPPGLEISEEMIQPFLDARRPGQSKFTTQRNEADLVKILSGVFEGKTTGTPISLMIENTDQRSKDYSEVAKSYRPGHADYAYDAKYGFRDYRGGGRSSARETAARVAAGGVARLVIPEVRIVGYVSQIGDDRIDMANFDEAQIRANPFFCPDAQAAKRWEAIVDQARLDGSSIGAVVECVAYGVPAGWGAPLYAKLDSELAAAMMSINAVKGVEIGDGFAAATLRGEQNADPMRPGPDGRPVFEANHAGGIAGGISTGQPVVVRVAFKPTSSILIPVPTIDREGEAAEIRTKGRHDPCVGIRGVPVVEAMMALVLADQKLIDRGQVSRPRA
- a CDS encoding antibiotic biosynthesis monooxygenase family protein, encoding MYMNVFRSRKRADYDAAAYAADAARMGQLAQAQPGFLDYKSFAAPDGETVTISVWESVEAARAWARHPEHRAVQARGREAYYAEYTVYSCDGAVERRFP
- the ubiG gene encoding bifunctional 2-polyprenyl-6-hydroxyphenol methylase/3-demethylubiquinol 3-O-methyltransferase UbiG codes for the protein MSNATTIRPEEAAHFGKLAAEWWDPKGSSAMLHRLNPVRLKFIRDAVDAHFEADSRSVRPLAGRRALDVGCGAGLLCEPLARLGASVTGVDAAAENIAAAREHAAGGGLAIEYVCGDVGALGLSGYDLITSMEVIEHVADKPAFLRALIGAMADDGLMILSTPNRTPQSKWLMIEAAERLGMVPRGTHHWEDFITPPELALMLEDLGMQVGQPMGIAWNPLKGLHLSNDMALNYILTAKKRV
- a CDS encoding Smr/MutS family protein, which produces MRAPFSLRGGRRLTPEEEDLWRRVADTIEPLEPRRKVEPTIPPPPVAEAPLPPPKRIKGRVPPPLPPPAPPPAPARPLDRHGLDGGWDKRLGKGQVAPDFTLDLHGANLEGAYQRLEHGLALALAQGARVVLLITGRARPAPGPMDRGSHRGVIRAKFLDWLVHGAHASRIAAVRAAHPRHGGAGAVYIILKRGK
- the pnuC gene encoding nicotinamide riboside transporter PnuC — protein: MDESWYSTLEWVAAALGLVNIALLVRRSIWNYAFGMAMVAIYVFVFLEKRLYAESGLQVFFFCAQGWGWWLWAKSRRAPSKGERDEVPVGWLSPFSRIVWALVTAALSLNLGWALARFTNAAMPFADSAVTGASVAAQILLGLRRTENWVLWIAIDVASVALYINRGLYPTAALYVGFLVLSVLGLREWMKAGRA
- a CDS encoding ATP-binding protein, which produces MIRVCFHGAESTGKSVLAQRLRTRFGWPWVAEYGREYAETHGTDFTMDDLLAMARGQNEAMLRASEVQPPVLILDTDPLMTAAWAQMLFGHAPDELFAYPKADFYLLFSPDVPWVEDGTRFFGTDEARARFAAVSEEMLVRAGVPYSRIDGGWDERERQVVEAVKAVKVRVPPAG
- the ahpC gene encoding alkyl hydroperoxide reductase subunit C, giving the protein MSLIGYSIQPFTATAYKAGAFVDVTDADIKGKWSVFFFYPADFTFVCPTELEDLQNEYANLKAMGVEVYGVSTDTHFSHKAWADTSPAIGKIEYFLVGDQNHDLTKQFNNLREGVGLADRGTFVTDPEGVVQLVEVTPEGVGRNAAELVRKIKAAKYWQEHPGQVCPAKWEEGAETLAPSIDLVGKI
- the ahpF gene encoding alkyl hydroperoxide reductase subunit F, encoding MLDANLSAQLKQYLAMLREPIELVASLGDDAKSAQTRELIEAIAALSDKVSARFDGTNARVPSFTISPVANAHNRVRFAGLPMGHEFTSLVLALLWAGGHPPKVSQEVLDQVTSLTSTHNFEMYFSLTCHNCPDVVQALTLIALKNPRFSATLIEGGTYQAEVDERGVMAVPAVFKDGAMWLSGKKTLEEIVADLDEGAEAKAAEAVNAKEPFEVLVVGGGPAGAASAIYTARKGIRTGVAAQRFGGQVLDTLGIENFISVSHTEGPKLAAALESHVKDYDVDIMNLATAQKLIPATREGGYHQIELANGGVLKARSIVLSTGARWRNMNVPGEKDYANKGVAYCPHCDGPLFKGKRVAVIGGGNSGVEAAIDLAGIVAHVTLIEFDSAMRADAVLQDKLRSLPNVDVITSALTTEVLGDGAKVTGLTYKDRNTDALHTVELEGIFVQIGLVPNTEWLKGALALSPRGEIEIDAKGATSVPGVFAAGDCTTVPYKQIVIAMGAGATAGLSAFDYLIRTPAPVLEGVA
- a CDS encoding arsenate reductase — translated: MTITLYGIPNCDTVKKARNWLEGNGISYAFHDYKKAGADKEKLTNWIIEAGLDKILNRAGTTFKKLPEEIRAMVDENLAVSLMVENPSMIKRPIVEYKGGLLVGFKASEWETALR